The sequence ATCCGGCCAATTAGAAAAATGGGCCAATACCCAGGGAGAGAGCCTGACGGATGATTTTCAACAAGAACTAAATGAACATCCTTATATCTCTGGCTTTTCCGTTTTGGATGAAAAAGGTTCGCCGCTTTTAGCTGCCGGTACGATCTCAACCATCGATACAAGCCTGTTGATCCATCAAGATAACGGCATGCATTATTCGAATCCTTATAACAAAAACGGCAACACTTTTATGCTTATGGGCAAGGACAAAGACGACGGACAACGTATTATAGGGGAAATCGACCTCAGCTTTATCCAATCCTATCTGGCTAAAACAGCAGCGATCGCTGACAGTTCCGGAACGTTTTTTGTCAATGGAAGCGACCCAAATGTCCAATTCTCTTCCGTTGATGAACTTCCAGACGAGCTGGAAGCTCAGGCAGTCCCTGGACTAGGATGGAATATTTACGTCAAATCTGAAGACAATGTGGCCATACAGTCCTTTCACGAAAACCAAGCAGTCGTGAAATTGCCGCCGCAAATAAATGGAAACGAATGGGCGCAGACAAAAGGATATGAACTGCTAGCCGACAACCACCCTTATTATATTGTGAAGGACGGGAACAAAGCGCTTCAGCCACTGATCGAAGATTTGCAGCAAGATGAAACCGTGTTGTTTGCCGAGCCAAACTATGCCTTTTCGAATCAAGTCCGTACAGTAGAAAAGAAAGTGGAGCCAAACGACGAATATTTCAAGCCATACCAATGGAACCTTAAACAAATCCACGCAGACGAAGGCTGGAATTTCGCCAATGGCACCGATACGACCATTGCAATCATTGATACGGGTGTGGATCCTAATCATCCAGATTTAAAAGGAAAGCTCACAGAAGGGTACAACGCTATTGACGACAGTTCTGATTATAAAGACACAAACGGACACGGCAGCCACGTTGCTGGCATTGCCGCCGCTGTTACGAATAATATCGATGGCGTTGCTGGCGTATCTTGGCAAAGTAAAATCATGCCTATAAAAGTGCTCGATGAAAATGGCGAAGGCTCCTCTTATTCCGTTGCAAGGGGAATTTATTGGGCAGTCGACCATGGAGCGGACGTCATTAATATGAGCCTTGGCGATTATTATCACTCCGATCTGTTATATGAAGCAATCCAATATGCAGATAAACATGATGTTGTCATTGTTAGCGCCTCAGGTAACGATAACTCAGAAGAACCAATGTACCCTGCAGTATACCCGGAAGTCATCACCGTTGCCGCAGTAGACCAAGACCGCAACCGTTCTTTCTTCTCCAATTTTGGAGACCATGTCGATCTTGCTGCCCCTGGAGAAAATATTCCGAGCACATACAAAGACAACCAATATGCCGTATTGTCAGGAACATCAATGGCTTCTCCACACGTTGCCGGGCTTGCCGCCTTATTGCGTTCAGCGAATCCAGACTTAAACAACGATCAAATTGGCGACATCATTCTTGGCGCATGCGACCAGCTTGGCGATGGCGACTATAACGTCTATTATGGCTACGGGGAAATGAATGTACAAGCTTCGCTTAACCAAAAATAACTCACTCCCCGCTAGAAAACAGGTGGAGCAAAAATGGGAATAGAGTGAAACAAAGCCAGCGCTTTTATTTAGAAGCGTTGGCTTTCTTATGAAACGGCAAAATAACAGCAGCCTGCTTTTGCACATATTCACACAAATATCCTTGCTTTTTCCGTTTAAGAAACGTTTCCTTCCGAATTGGCCTTGGAGCAGACCAAGCAACTGAGTCTAAATTGCTCCATTTGTCATGAGTGATATACTCTTGCTTAAAGTAATACTCATGGCCTGAAGAAAATTGCTCGCAAATGTATTTAACTGTTTGTTTTGAATGCATGGCCAAACCCCTTTCTTACTATAGTTTTGGCCAAATTCCTCACTCTTATAACGATTGTGTTCCTGCCTTGACTGGTTGTGCTACAGCGTTTACCATTAAAGAAGAGCGACAGCAGTCGAACAAATCTATTAAAAGAAGTGATTCCATTGTTACATACATTAAAAGACCTTCCTCTTTCGGATAAAGACATTGCGCCACTCATCATTTCTGCCGATAAAGTGGCTCATGTACAAATGAACAACCCTTTGCAGCATGCCCTACTTGTGTTAATAAAATCAGGTTATACAGCCATTCCAGTTCTCGATGCCTCCTACCGCCTTCGTGGTTTAATCAGCAAATCGCTCATCCTAGATGCGATGCTTGGTGATGAAGATTTTGAACTCGAAAGGCTATCTACATTAACAGTAAACAATGTGATGGCAAAAGATGTGCCATGTATCCGCCCTGATGCCCCATTTTCAAAAGCGCTTTCTTTATTAATCAACCATTCGTTTTTATGTGTCGTGGATGAAGAACAAGCTTTTTCTGGCATTTTGACAAGACGCTCAACACTTGCCCTAATTAGCAAATACCTTCACCAACACTAATGGCGGCCATTTTATCAAATGACGAAAACCGAAGTCGAATGCTATTATTGTGATTCGACTTCGGTTTCTGTTAAAGCTTTGTTTTGAAAATAAGCGTGTATTTGTTTTTCACGAGCTTTGAACATAACGTTTAAACCTTTAGCGATTATACTTGCCGGCAGTTTAGCGCGAAAGGAGACTTCATCAACCATTAAAATAGCGTCCCCTTCCCTTTCAAACGAATGCTTATGACGCCAATACGAAAAAGGGTAAGGAGGATTCTCCGCTTCGTCGATAAAATAATGGCCTTTGCGCTCCTCAGTGATGACCGACTTCCATTTGATTTGAAAAGCGGCTAACATAATTACTGATTCTAAATCCCTCTCCCCTTTTTTACATACTCTCACTTTCGGTCGTTTGTGCACTTTTTCAATATTCGTCGCATCCGAAAAAAACGACCAAACTTGTTTCATCGTGGCATTGATACGGGTTCTGTACGTAAATACAAATGTATCCATTTTTGCTCACCTCATAAATACAACTGGATAATGAGCCCCTGCAGTTCTCCAATTTTATTGAGCAAATCCAGTTCGCTCTTGCTTTGGTCAAAGACCGTGTTCGTCAGTTCCACAAGCCCTTTATCGATTTCTTTCACCAATTTGTATTGCCTCACTTGTCCACTCGCCGCACTTGACGCTGTTTCCACTTTTAATGATTCCAGCAAATGGCTTACACACTGCCTAACGCTTCGCTTAAAAGCGTGCAGTTCTGCCGCAGTCCGATGTTTTGCCAAGCGCTCGCCGTCTTTTTCTAACGTTTCAAGTATGGCATAAACTGTTTTCTCACTTTTATGCCCGGCAATCTCTTCAAACACACCTTGAAAGGAAGTGCGCGATTGCTGCGCTCGGATTTTGCTGATTGGTAAAGGTCTTTGCTGCTCACGGACTCTCTCAATATCTAGCATGTTGATCGCCACCTTTCTTTAAGTTTAGCACGAAGGGCACTGGAGGGAAACCGCCTGGAATCAGTTTGAAACTTGTTTCAAAATAAGTTATCATGATAATATAGTAGATTACATGTATACCCTCTACTTATATCGGAGGTGGCGCAAAAATGGTGAACCCATTACTACAGACAAAACGGACCGTGTACCAGCAAAATAGGCAGCGTATTATTGAATGTTTGTTTGCTTACTGGAGCCAGCACAATGCCTCTCCTGATTTGCGCACCCTATCTATGATGAGTGGCATAACGGAAGAAACGATTTTAGAAACGATGGAGTATAGTTAATTGACACGTACAAAAAGGGCTGATCCACAAGGTCAGCCTTTTTTCTGTAGAAAACATAAAAAGATCACTTCCAACGGATCAACCCTCCCTCTTTATTTAGACTGCTACTACAAAAGGCTCCGAAAAGCACGAAATTGCTGACATGCTTTTGTCATCAAGTAGCCACCACCATAGAGGACACTTCCTCCTGGCTAGTCGCCTATCCTCTCTGAGTCATCTCTCTCTTACTCGCTATTTTTCCCTTGAGACTCCAAGCAACTCTGACACCGTTACAAATGCATAGCCTTGAGATTGTAATTCAGGGATAATCTCATCCAGCGCATCTGCTGAGTAGATTTCGGGGTTCGGCGTATCCACGTCCCCTCCATCATGCATGAGAATAATGCTGCCTGATTCTACACCTTGCAGGACCGTCTCCGTTACTTCTTGGGCCGGAATTCCTTGCCAATCGAGCGTGTCGACATCCCAACCAACAACAATGTGATTTAACGCTTGAAGACGTCCAACTTGTTCTGCCGTCAAAAAACCATAGGGCGGCCGAAACAAACGAGGTCGGTAGCCAATCGTCGCTTCTATAAATTCCTCCGTTTTCGTCACTTCTGCTTCAAGCTGCTCAAGGCTACCTTCAGATAAATTCGGGTGTGAAAACGTATGGTTTCCTACTTCATGGCCCGCTTGATTTAACCTCACCAACAATTCAGGATTCGCTTCAACCCGTTTTCCTAAAACGAAGAACGTAGCAGGTACATGATGTTGATCGAGCTTCGTCAATACTTGTTCAGTAAACCGAGGATCAGGCCCATCATCAAACGTTAATGCTACTTGGTTGCTTGCCGGATCTCCTTTAACAAACACCACTCCTGGAAATTGAGTTTGCAAAACCGGCAGCGGCACTGCTTGGCGTACACTCGTCTCCTCATTTCCAGAATCAATCGCCTGTACACACCTTAAACCTGCACTTATACAAATGATGAACACAAAAATAGCCAATATCCCTTTTTTCCTCACAAGCCTCTACTCCTTCTAACCTTCTTAGCCTTTAGTTTGAGCGTTGCCAGTTTGTTCTATGTAAAACGGAGGAAAAGGATTTATGTTAATTGGAAAACTTTCCAATCGAGTAAACCTATGTATCGAGCTTTTTATGGTTCTTCTTCGTCATTTTAAGCTGGTTTCGCCCTTCGTCTGAAAAAAATAGGAGTAGAGATCAAGTCCGTTCTCTACTCCCGTTCTTTCTTATTTTATTCCCTGGCTGAGCGGGCAATTTCTACCACAAGCTTTGCTGTATTTTCAAGTGCTTCGATCGAAATTCGTTCGCTTGTTGTATGAATGCCTTCATAACCTACTGATAAGTTAATGGTCGGGATTCCGTATCCAGAAATGATGTTGGCATCACTGCCTCCCCCACTAGAAGTAGTCGTAGGCGTTAATCCACATGCTTTTATCGCGCGAAGTGCAGTCTGAACAACTTTTGTATCCTCTGACTCCCGATAGCCAGGATAACTGTACGTCACTTGAACATCACAGCTTGTGCTCATTTCTTGTGCGGCTTGTTCAAAAGCTTGTTTCATTGCTTCGACTTGCTTTTTTAGCTTCTCTTCTACAAGGGAACGGGCTTCGGCGGTGATCGTAACAAAGTCGCAAACAATATTAGTTTGCGTGCCGCCTTCAAATCGGCCTATATTGGCTGTCGTGTCTGCGTCAATCCTTCCCAACGGCATTTTTGAAACAGCTTTGGAAGCGACTGCAATAGCTGATATTCCTTTTTCAGGTTCAACGCCAGCATGAGCCGTTTTGCCATATACTTTTGCAAAGATTTTTGCTTGCGAAGGCGCTGACGTAATCATGCCCCCTACTTCTCCGTCGCTATCAAGAGCATAGCCATAAGAAGCAGAAATCGCATCTTTGGCCAACGCTTTCGCACCAACTAAGCCAGCCTCTTCGCCTACAGTAATGACAAACTGAATTTGGCCATGTGGTTTTTTAGATGCTTGCAGGACACGAGTTGCTTCTAACATTGCTGCAATTCCCGCTTTATCGTCTGCTCCTAAAATGGTTGTCCCGTCCGTTTGAATATAGCCATTTTCTACAATTGGTTGAACCCCTTTTCCTGGGCCAACTGTATCCATATGGGCAATGAAATAAAGTGGATCAAATCCGCTGCTTGTTTCAGGCAACGTACAAATTAAATTCCCTGCCCCA is a genomic window of Shouchella clausii containing:
- a CDS encoding SRPBCC family protein; this translates as MDTFVFTYRTRINATMKQVWSFFSDATNIEKVHKRPKVRVCKKGERDLESVIMLAAFQIKWKSVITEERKGHYFIDEAENPPYPFSYWRHKHSFEREGDAILMVDEVSFRAKLPASIIAKGLNVMFKAREKQIHAYFQNKALTETEVESQ
- a CDS encoding M20/M25/M40 family metallo-hydrolase — protein: MYSRVVEEFLELVQIDSETKHEGKISGILKEKFTSLGLDVVEDDAKERTGHGAGNLICTLPETSSGFDPLYFIAHMDTVGPGKGVQPIVENGYIQTDGTTILGADDKAGIAAMLEATRVLQASKKPHGQIQFVITVGEEAGLVGAKALAKDAISASYGYALDSDGEVGGMITSAPSQAKIFAKVYGKTAHAGVEPEKGISAIAVASKAVSKMPLGRIDADTTANIGRFEGGTQTNIVCDFVTITAEARSLVEEKLKKQVEAMKQAFEQAAQEMSTSCDVQVTYSYPGYRESEDTKVVQTALRAIKACGLTPTTTSSGGGSDANIISGYGIPTINLSVGYEGIHTTSERISIEALENTAKLVVEIARSARE
- a CDS encoding S8 family peptidase, coding for MKKPAIWGIALAALAIAGMVFTSQVEQSQPHTAVFDSHQPKSRVHSTSKDRLMAEDLAKTTTLFISSLSGQLEKWANTQGESLTDDFQQELNEHPYISGFSVLDEKGSPLLAAGTISTIDTSLLIHQDNGMHYSNPYNKNGNTFMLMGKDKDDGQRIIGEIDLSFIQSYLAKTAAIADSSGTFFVNGSDPNVQFSSVDELPDELEAQAVPGLGWNIYVKSEDNVAIQSFHENQAVVKLPPQINGNEWAQTKGYELLADNHPYYIVKDGNKALQPLIEDLQQDETVLFAEPNYAFSNQVRTVEKKVEPNDEYFKPYQWNLKQIHADEGWNFANGTDTTIAIIDTGVDPNHPDLKGKLTEGYNAIDDSSDYKDTNGHGSHVAGIAAAVTNNIDGVAGVSWQSKIMPIKVLDENGEGSSYSVARGIYWAVDHGADVINMSLGDYYHSDLLYEAIQYADKHDVVIVSASGNDNSEEPMYPAVYPEVITVAAVDQDRNRSFFSNFGDHVDLAAPGENIPSTYKDNQYAVLSGTSMASPHVAGLAALLRSANPDLNNDQIGDIILGACDQLGDGDYNVYYGYGEMNVQASLNQK
- a CDS encoding YaaR family protein produces the protein MLDIERVREQQRPLPISKIRAQQSRTSFQGVFEEIAGHKSEKTVYAILETLEKDGERLAKHRTAAELHAFKRSVRQCVSHLLESLKVETASSAASGQVRQYKLVKEIDKGLVELTNTVFDQSKSELDLLNKIGELQGLIIQLYL
- a CDS encoding polysaccharide deacetylase family protein — its product is MRKKGILAIFVFIICISAGLRCVQAIDSGNEETSVRQAVPLPVLQTQFPGVVFVKGDPASNQVALTFDDGPDPRFTEQVLTKLDQHHVPATFFVLGKRVEANPELLVRLNQAGHEVGNHTFSHPNLSEGSLEQLEAEVTKTEEFIEATIGYRPRLFRPPYGFLTAEQVGRLQALNHIVVGWDVDTLDWQGIPAQEVTETVLQGVESGSIILMHDGGDVDTPNPEIYSADALDEIIPELQSQGYAFVTVSELLGVSREK
- the cbpB gene encoding cyclic-di-AMP-binding protein CbpB is translated as MLHTLKDLPLSDKDIAPLIISADKVAHVQMNNPLQHALLVLIKSGYTAIPVLDASYRLRGLISKSLILDAMLGDEDFELERLSTLTVNNVMAKDVPCIRPDAPFSKALSLLINHSFLCVVDEEQAFSGILTRRSTLALISKYLHQH